The sequence ATCTATGACTTTTTTTCATGGAGCTGTTAGAATTTTAAGGGAGATCTTTACAAATGAAAAGGAAAAAATGCTAACCATTAATTTATAAGGCATTAAAGATTAGCATTTTTATAGAAGAGTTTAAGAATTAGCTGCTTCTGGCTCTTTAATATGCTTGGAAAGCTTGCTTGTCATTTTAAACATATCAATACTCTGACTTCCAAGAACCTTAGCTAATTTAGCATCGGGATTGATGTTTCTTTTATTTTGAGCGTCTTGAAGGTTATGTTTTTTAATATATTCCCACACTTTTTTTGTGATCTCCGTACGCGGCATAGAGCCTTGTCCGACGATTTCTGCCAATTCAGGGCTCACCTGTACGGGTTTCATAAAGGCCGAATTTTTTTTTGTCATCATTTACTCCTTATGCGTTGTTAAAGGATATTGCTTTTTTCCAAATAACTGTTAAATCAAGTTAGCTAGATTGTCTCGATAACATTCCTAGCTAGGGGATTCTTTGTAGCGCTGTTTTCATTTATAAGTCAAAAGAAATCATAAGAAAAAAGCATTAAGATCGATTATTGGATTAGGGATAAAATCAAATTCTTTGCTATAAATGCTTCCATCTTAACCAAGTAAAAGAAAAATATCATGTCGACATCTACTTCTGCTATACATTCTATCAAACATAGCCTTAAAAGGTTAAAATCTCTTACGGCTCAATTGAAAAACGCTAAGAAGATTGACGAGCGGCTTGATATATTGAATCGAAATCCCGAAGTACAAGCTTTTCTACAGCAAAACTCCTACTTAAAAGATTTTCTTTTTTGCTGTAATGCTCAAGCACAAGTCATTATTAAGTCTTTATTAGCTTTAGGCCAAGGTTCTATAATTTTTCAAGGGATGCATCAACATTCGAATCCTCACCTAGCTCTTAATCAATTAATTGAAAGCTTAGCACCCGCTGAAGACTTTTATGCGATGATAGGTGGCTTGGTTGGCTATCATTGCGTTATGTTACAACTTATTGAAGAAAAAGAATTAGGGAAGGAGGAAGATAACTTTTTATCACCCTTAGAACGTTATAGTAAGCCGCC comes from Neochlamydia sp. AcF84 and encodes:
- a CDS encoding SWIB/MDM2 domain-containing protein, whose translation is MMTKKNSAFMKPVQVSPELAEIVGQGSMPRTEITKKVWEYIKKHNLQDAQNKRNINPDAKLAKVLGSQSIDMFKMTSKLSKHIKEPEAANS